One window from the genome of Streptomyces sp. NBC_00708 encodes:
- a CDS encoding aminopeptidase P family protein, whose protein sequence is MAKGRKNGLYTEISAELSALMRTGWADTERHDLLPDEQAPHAAARRAKLSALFPGERLVIPSGNLKTRSNDDDYPFRPYSGYVHMTGDQARDGALVLEPRDGGGHDAYCFQLPRDSRDDDVFWTGATAELWTGRRRSLAESARVLGLPCRDVRTAADELAAAPGAPTRIVRGIDPALERAVTTDEDRDEELAEALSGLRLVKDAWELGELRKAVDSTVRGFTDAIADLSTAVATSERWIEGTFFRRARLEGNAVGYGSICAAGEHATIMHWTDNDGPVRPGDLLLFDAGVETRTLYTADVTRTLPISGTFTPLQRKVYDAVYEAQEAGMAAVKPGAHYRDFHEAAQRHLAVRLVEWGFIEGPAERAYALGLQRRFTMAGTGHMLGLDVHDCARARNEEYVDGVLEPGMVLTVEPGLYFQPDDLTVPEEWRGIGVRIEDDLVVTESGHENLSAGLPRSADEVEAWMARVSG, encoded by the coding sequence GTGGCGAAAGGCCGGAAGAACGGGCTCTACACGGAGATCTCCGCGGAACTCTCCGCCCTGATGCGGACCGGGTGGGCGGACACCGAACGGCACGACCTGCTACCCGACGAACAGGCCCCCCATGCCGCCGCCCGGCGCGCGAAGCTCTCCGCGCTCTTCCCCGGCGAACGCCTCGTCATACCCTCCGGGAACCTCAAGACCCGGTCGAACGACGACGACTATCCGTTCCGGCCCTACTCCGGTTACGTCCACATGACCGGCGACCAGGCCCGCGACGGCGCGCTCGTGCTCGAACCTCGGGACGGCGGCGGCCACGACGCCTACTGCTTCCAGCTGCCCCGGGACAGCAGGGACGACGACGTGTTCTGGACCGGCGCCACGGCCGAGCTGTGGACCGGCCGGCGACGCTCGCTCGCCGAGTCCGCCCGCGTCCTCGGCCTCCCCTGCCGCGACGTCCGTACCGCCGCCGACGAGCTGGCGGCGGCCCCCGGTGCGCCGACCCGGATCGTCCGGGGCATCGACCCCGCCCTGGAGCGGGCCGTCACCACCGACGAGGACCGCGACGAGGAACTGGCGGAGGCGCTGAGCGGCCTGCGCCTCGTCAAGGACGCGTGGGAACTCGGTGAGCTGCGCAAGGCCGTGGACTCCACCGTGCGCGGCTTCACCGACGCGATCGCCGACCTGTCCACAGCCGTGGCGACCTCCGAGCGGTGGATCGAGGGCACGTTCTTCCGCCGCGCCCGCCTGGAGGGCAACGCCGTCGGCTACGGCTCCATCTGCGCCGCCGGTGAGCACGCCACGATCATGCACTGGACCGACAACGACGGCCCGGTGCGCCCCGGCGACCTGCTCCTGTTCGACGCGGGCGTGGAGACGCGCACCCTCTACACCGCCGACGTCACGCGCACCCTTCCCATCAGCGGCACGTTCACACCGCTCCAGCGCAAGGTCTACGACGCGGTGTACGAGGCGCAGGAGGCGGGAATGGCCGCGGTGAAGCCGGGCGCCCACTACCGCGACTTCCACGAGGCGGCCCAGCGCCACCTCGCCGTCCGGCTCGTCGAGTGGGGCTTCATCGAGGGCCCGGCCGAGCGGGCGTACGCACTCGGCCTCCAGCGCCGCTTCACCATGGCCGGCACCGGTCACATGCTCGGCCTGGACGTCCACGACTGCGCCCGCGCGCGCAACGAGGAGTACGTCGACGGGGTGCTGGAGCCGGGCATGGTGCTGACCGTCGAGCCGGGCCTGTACTTCCAGCCGGACGACCTGACGGTCCCCGAGGAGTGGCGCGGCATCGGCGTGCGCATCGAGGACGACCTCGTCGTGACGGAGTCCGGCCACGAGAACCTGTCGGCGGGGCTGCCGCGCTCGGCGGACGAGGTCGAGGCGTGGATGGCGCGGGTGTCGGGCTGA
- the deoC gene encoding deoxyribose-phosphate aldolase, with product MPTTLPAFADATASDSALRRFLHGLPGVDAVGLEARAAALGTRSIKTTAKAYAIDLAISMIDLTTLEGADTPGKVRALAAKAVNPDPTDRTTPRTAAVCVYPDMAATAAEALAGSGVKVASVATAFPAGRAALDVKLADVRDAVAAGADEIDMVIDRGAFLAGRYLKVYEEILAVKAECGSARLKVIFETGELSTYDNIRRASWLGMLAGADFIKTSTGKVATNATPANTLLMLEAVRDFRAQTGVQIGVKPAGGIRTSKDAIKFLVLVNETAGEDWLDNHWFRFGASSLLNDLLMQRQKLSTGRYSGPDYVTVD from the coding sequence ATGCCCACCACCCTCCCCGCATTCGCCGACGCGACGGCGTCCGACAGTGCGCTGCGCCGCTTCCTGCACGGGCTGCCCGGCGTCGACGCGGTCGGCCTCGAAGCGCGCGCAGCCGCCCTCGGAACCAGGTCGATCAAGACGACGGCCAAGGCGTACGCCATCGACCTCGCCATCTCGATGATCGACCTGACGACGCTGGAAGGCGCGGACACCCCCGGCAAGGTCCGGGCGCTCGCCGCCAAGGCCGTCAACCCCGACCCCACCGACCGGACGACCCCGCGCACCGCCGCGGTCTGCGTCTACCCCGACATGGCGGCCACCGCCGCCGAGGCCCTGGCCGGCTCCGGCGTGAAGGTGGCGTCCGTCGCCACGGCCTTCCCCGCCGGGCGCGCCGCGCTCGACGTGAAGCTCGCGGACGTCCGGGACGCCGTGGCGGCCGGTGCCGACGAGATCGACATGGTGATCGACCGGGGGGCGTTCCTCGCCGGCCGCTATCTGAAGGTGTACGAGGAGATCCTCGCCGTGAAGGCGGAGTGCGGGTCCGCCCGCCTCAAGGTGATCTTCGAGACCGGCGAGCTGTCCACGTACGACAACATCCGGCGGGCCTCCTGGCTCGGGATGCTGGCGGGCGCGGACTTCATCAAGACCTCGACCGGCAAGGTGGCGACGAACGCCACGCCCGCGAACACCCTGCTGATGCTGGAGGCGGTGCGCGACTTCCGCGCGCAGACCGGCGTCCAGATCGGCGTGAAGCCGGCCGGCGGCATCCGCACCTCCAAGGACGCGATCAAGTTCCTGGTGCTGGTGAACGAGACGGCGGGCGAGGACTGGCTGGACAACCACTGGTTCCGCTTCGGCGCCTCCAGCCTGCTGAACGATCTGCTGATGCAGCGCCAGAAGCTCAGCACCGGCCGTTACTCCGGCCCCGATTACGTGACGGTGGACTGA
- a CDS encoding NAD(P)H-quinone dehydrogenase has protein sequence MTRIVIIGGGPGGYEAALVGAQLGAEVTVVDCDGLGGASVLTDCVPSKTLIATAEVMTTFDSSYEELGIIVADDTPHIEQAARVVGVDLGKVNRRVKRLALAQSHDITASVTRAGARVMRGRGRLEGLQAADGSRQVVVTAADGTEETLTADAVLIATGGHPREIPDAQPDGERILNWTQVYDLDELPQELIVVGSGVTGAEFAGAYQALGSHVTLVSSRDRVLPGEDPDAAAVLEDVFRRRGMNVMARSRAQSAKRVGDRVEVTLADGRVISGTHCLMAVGAIPNTAGMGLEEAGVRLKDSGHIRTDKVSRTSAPGVYAAGDVTGIFALASVAAMQGRIAMYHFLGDAVAPLNLKTVSSNVFTDPEIATVGYSQADVDAGKIEALAVKLPLLRNPRAKMQGIRDGFVKIFCRPGTGIVVGGCVVAPRASELIHPISIAVDNNLTVEQIANAFTVYPSLSGSIAEVARQLHSRKRTGEA, from the coding sequence GTGACCCGGATCGTGATCATCGGCGGCGGACCCGGCGGGTACGAGGCGGCACTGGTGGGCGCCCAGCTCGGCGCGGAGGTGACCGTCGTCGACTGCGACGGCCTCGGCGGCGCGTCCGTCCTCACCGACTGCGTGCCCTCGAAGACCCTGATCGCGACGGCCGAGGTGATGACCACCTTCGACTCCTCGTACGAGGAGCTGGGCATCATCGTCGCGGACGACACCCCGCACATAGAGCAGGCCGCGCGGGTGGTCGGCGTCGATCTGGGGAAGGTCAACCGCCGTGTGAAGCGCCTGGCGCTCGCCCAGTCCCACGACATCACCGCGTCCGTCACGCGCGCCGGCGCACGCGTGATGCGCGGGCGCGGCCGTCTGGAGGGCCTCCAGGCCGCCGACGGCTCCCGCCAGGTCGTCGTCACGGCCGCCGACGGTACGGAGGAGACGCTCACCGCGGACGCCGTGCTCATCGCGACCGGCGGTCACCCCCGGGAGATCCCCGACGCGCAGCCCGACGGCGAGCGCATCCTGAACTGGACCCAGGTCTACGACCTCGACGAGCTGCCGCAGGAGCTCATCGTCGTCGGTTCCGGTGTGACGGGCGCCGAGTTCGCCGGTGCCTACCAGGCCCTCGGCTCGCACGTCACCCTCGTCTCGTCCCGCGACCGGGTGCTGCCCGGCGAGGACCCCGACGCCGCCGCCGTCCTGGAGGACGTCTTCCGGCGGCGCGGCATGAACGTCATGGCCCGCTCCCGCGCGCAGTCCGCCAAGCGCGTCGGCGACCGGGTCGAGGTGACCCTCGCCGACGGCCGGGTCATCTCCGGCACGCACTGCCTGATGGCCGTCGGCGCCATCCCGAACACCGCCGGCATGGGCCTGGAGGAGGCCGGTGTCCGGCTCAAGGACTCCGGGCACATCCGGACCGACAAGGTCTCCCGCACCAGCGCCCCCGGCGTCTACGCGGCCGGTGACGTCACGGGCATCTTCGCTCTCGCCTCCGTCGCCGCCATGCAGGGCCGGATCGCGATGTACCACTTCCTCGGCGACGCGGTGGCCCCGCTGAACCTGAAGACGGTCTCCTCGAACGTCTTCACCGACCCGGAGATCGCCACCGTCGGCTACAGCCAGGCCGACGTCGACGCGGGCAAGATCGAGGCCCTGGCCGTCAAGCTGCCGCTGCTGCGCAACCCGCGCGCCAAGATGCAGGGCATCCGGGACGGCTTCGTCAAGATCTTCTGCCGCCCCGGCACCGGCATCGTGGTCGGCGGCTGTGTCGTCGCCCCCCGGGCGAGCGAGCTGATCCACCCCATCTCGATCGCGGTCGACAACAATCTGACGGTCGAGCAGATCGCAAACGCCTTCACTGTGTACCCGTCCCTGTCGGGATCGATCGCCGAAGTGGCCCGCCAGTTGCACAGCCGTAAGCGCACGGGCGAGGCGTAA
- a CDS encoding purine-nucleoside phosphorylase, with product MNASLIPDHIQGDPHAAAADAAARLRELTGAETHDVALVMGSGWAPAAAALGVPEAEFPVTALPGFPAPAVEGHGGTVRSHVIGGKRALVFLGRTHFYEGRGVAAVAHGVRTAVAAGVRTVVLTNGCGGLREGMRPGQPVLISDHINLTAASPIVGANFVDLTDLYSPRLRALCKEIDETLEEGVYVQFPGPHYETPAEINMVRVMGGDLVGMSTVLEAIAAREAGAEVLGLSLVTNLAAGLSGEPLNHEEVLQAGRDSAARMGSLLARVLDRI from the coding sequence GTGAACGCATCACTTATTCCGGACCACATCCAGGGCGACCCGCACGCCGCCGCCGCCGACGCCGCCGCCCGCCTGCGCGAGCTGACCGGTGCCGAGACTCACGACGTCGCCCTCGTGATGGGCTCCGGCTGGGCGCCCGCCGCGGCGGCGCTCGGTGTTCCGGAGGCCGAGTTCCCGGTGACCGCCCTGCCCGGCTTCCCGGCGCCCGCCGTCGAGGGCCACGGCGGCACGGTCCGCTCGCACGTGATCGGCGGCAAGCGCGCCCTGGTGTTCCTGGGCCGCACGCACTTCTACGAGGGTCGCGGCGTCGCCGCCGTCGCCCACGGCGTGCGTACCGCCGTGGCCGCGGGCGTCCGGACCGTGGTCCTGACGAACGGCTGCGGCGGCCTGCGCGAGGGCATGCGCCCCGGCCAGCCGGTCCTGATCAGCGACCACATCAACCTCACGGCGGCGTCCCCGATCGTCGGCGCCAACTTCGTCGACCTGACGGACCTGTACTCGCCCCGGCTCCGGGCCCTGTGCAAGGAGATCGACGAGACGCTCGAAGAGGGCGTGTACGTGCAGTTCCCCGGCCCGCACTACGAGACGCCGGCCGAGATCAACATGGTCCGTGTGATGGGCGGCGACCTCGTCGGCATGTCCACGGTCCTGGAAGCGATCGCCGCCCGGGAGGCGGGGGCCGAGGTGCTCGGCCTGTCCCTGGTGACGAACCTGGCGGCGGGGCTGAGCGGTGAGCCGCTGAACCATGAGGAGGTTCTGCAGGCGGGTCGCGACTCCGCCGCGCGGATGGGGTCGTTGCTGGCGCGGGTGCTGGACCGCATCTGA
- a CDS encoding aldehyde dehydrogenase family protein yields MSDNRLSVFKTYKLYVGGKFPRSESGRVYEVTDSKGKWLANAPQSSRKDARDAVVAARKAFGGWSGATAYNRGQILYRIAEMLEGRREQFVREVAEAEGLSKSKAAAVVDAAVDRWVWYAGWTDKIAQIVGGANPVAGPFFNLSTPEPTGVVTVLAPQESSFLGLVSVVAPVIAAGNTVVVVASAKSPLPALSLGEVLATSDLPGGVVNILSGKTAEIATPLAAHQDVNGIDLTGADAELAKELEIAAADNLKRVSRPPVSRRHPEKEAQSAAHPQAVDGDGDDWTADPGTHRLTAFLETKTVWHPTGALGASGSSY; encoded by the coding sequence ATGTCCGATAACCGTCTGAGCGTCTTCAAGACCTACAAGCTGTACGTCGGGGGCAAGTTCCCCCGCTCCGAGAGCGGCCGGGTGTACGAGGTGACGGACTCGAAGGGCAAGTGGCTGGCGAACGCGCCCCAGTCCTCCCGCAAGGACGCGCGCGACGCGGTCGTGGCCGCCCGCAAGGCGTTCGGCGGCTGGTCGGGCGCGACCGCGTACAACCGCGGCCAGATCCTCTACCGCATCGCGGAGATGCTGGAGGGCCGCCGCGAGCAGTTCGTCCGCGAAGTGGCCGAGGCGGAGGGCCTGTCGAAGTCCAAGGCGGCGGCCGTCGTGGACGCGGCGGTGGACCGCTGGGTCTGGTACGCGGGCTGGACGGACAAGATCGCCCAGATCGTGGGCGGCGCCAACCCGGTGGCGGGCCCGTTCTTCAACCTCTCGACGCCCGAGCCGACCGGCGTGGTCACGGTTCTCGCCCCGCAGGAGTCGTCGTTCCTGGGCCTGGTCTCGGTGGTGGCCCCGGTGATCGCGGCCGGCAACACGGTGGTCGTCGTGGCCTCCGCGAAGTCCCCGCTGCCGGCGCTGTCGCTGGGCGAGGTGCTAGCCACCTCGGACCTGCCGGGCGGTGTGGTCAACATCCTGTCGGGGAAGACCGCGGAGATCGCGACGCCGCTCGCCGCCCACCAGGACGTGAACGGCATCGACCTCACGGGCGCGGACGCGGAGCTGGCGAAGGAGCTGGAGATCGCGGCGGCCGACAACCTGAAGCGCGTTTCCCGCCCACCCGTCTCCCGCCGCCACCCCGAGAAGGAAGCGCAGAGCGCTGCTCATCCACAGGCTGTGGACGGTGACGGCGACGACTGGACGGCCGACCCGGGCACGCACCGCCTGACGGCGTTCCTGGAGACCAAGACGGTCTGGCACCCGACGGGCGCGCTGGGCGCGTCGGGCTCCTCGTACTGA
- a CDS encoding LuxR family transcriptional regulator — MTNEKLAEALRLLGVGEAAGRVYLALLDRAPAPLTAIGRAAGLDGPALAAAYGELADAGLVGGAGTDEDVVAPVPPAAGLEILARQRASEVEESRLAVGGAFDAFRRQRLAAYNDDLVESVTGDAVGPRIRRAWASAREQIRQLESPPYVPLPGATEDALATLARGVTQRVVYSRESLEHPGHLKDVIEPCVRAGEQARVAPAVPVKLVIIDDASALVSLSIREADVHNTMLVVQPCGLLSALIALFEQYWQSALPFSGRTTLPGGLAPADRRLLWLLAGGTSDEVIARELGISRRTLFRRLQILMAGLGASNRFQLALQAQRQGWL; from the coding sequence ATGACGAACGAGAAGCTGGCCGAGGCGCTCCGGCTCCTGGGGGTGGGGGAAGCGGCCGGCCGGGTCTATCTGGCGCTGCTCGACCGGGCGCCCGCTCCCCTGACCGCGATCGGCCGGGCGGCCGGTCTGGACGGCCCGGCGCTCGCGGCGGCGTACGGGGAGCTGGCCGACGCCGGTCTGGTCGGCGGCGCCGGGACGGACGAGGACGTGGTCGCCCCGGTCCCGCCGGCCGCCGGTCTGGAGATCCTGGCCAGGCAGCGGGCGAGCGAGGTCGAGGAGTCCCGTCTCGCCGTCGGGGGCGCGTTCGACGCGTTCCGGCGGCAGCGGCTGGCCGCGTACAACGACGATCTCGTCGAGTCCGTCACCGGTGACGCGGTCGGTCCGAGGATCCGGCGGGCCTGGGCGAGCGCGCGGGAGCAGATCCGGCAGCTGGAGTCACCGCCGTACGTCCCGCTGCCCGGGGCGACGGAGGACGCGCTGGCCACGCTGGCCCGTGGGGTGACGCAGCGCGTCGTGTACTCGCGGGAGTCCCTGGAGCACCCCGGGCATCTGAAGGACGTCATCGAGCCGTGCGTCCGGGCGGGCGAGCAGGCCAGAGTGGCGCCGGCGGTGCCGGTGAAGCTGGTGATCATCGACGACGCGTCCGCGCTGGTCTCGCTGTCGATCAGGGAGGCCGATGTGCACAACACGATGCTGGTGGTGCAGCCGTGCGGTCTGCTGTCGGCGCTCATCGCCCTGTTCGAGCAGTACTGGCAGAGCGCCCTGCCGTTCAGTGGCCGCACCACGCTGCCGGGCGGTCTCGCGCCCGCGGACCGGCGGCTGCTGTGGCTCCTGGCGGGCGGCACGAGCGACGAGGTCATCGCACGTGAGCTGGGGATCAGCCGCCGCACGCTGTTCCGGCGGCTGCAGATCCTGATGGCCGGTCTCGGCGCGTCGAACCGCTTCCAGCTGGCGCTGCAGGCCCAGCGCCAGGGCTGGCTGTGA
- a CDS encoding PH domain-containing protein, protein MTSPTPADEPTYADRTFRSPAGLAGGALLLVLVCWIGVDAAFRGEGRAPWMALAGLLTVVPLIVAFTLRPVVYANDRRIRIRNPFRTITLPWSDVADVRAGYSTELFTQEGTKYQLWAVPVSLRQRKKAARQQSRQAMDDPYRRTSTTADVRDSKVRTAAADQTVADLRELSERAGDKPLPDTPRASVRWAYEIIAPAAVGAVLLIVLGAIG, encoded by the coding sequence ATGACGAGCCCCACGCCTGCCGACGAGCCCACCTACGCCGACCGGACCTTCCGGTCGCCCGCCGGGCTGGCCGGGGGCGCCCTGCTCCTCGTGCTCGTCTGCTGGATCGGCGTCGACGCCGCCTTCCGGGGCGAGGGCCGGGCGCCGTGGATGGCGCTCGCCGGGCTGCTGACCGTCGTGCCGCTGATCGTCGCCTTCACACTGCGCCCGGTGGTGTACGCCAACGACCGGCGCATCCGCATCCGCAACCCGTTCCGCACGATCACGCTGCCGTGGAGCGACGTCGCCGATGTGCGGGCCGGGTACTCCACCGAGCTGTTCACCCAGGAGGGCACGAAGTACCAGCTGTGGGCCGTGCCCGTCTCGCTGCGCCAGCGCAAGAAGGCCGCCCGCCAGCAGTCCCGGCAGGCGATGGACGACCCCTACCGCCGTACGTCCACGACCGCCGACGTACGCGACAGCAAGGTCCGCACGGCCGCCGCCGACCAGACCGTGGCCGACCTGCGCGAGCTGTCCGAGCGCGCCGGTGACAAGCCCCTGCCCGACACCCCCCGCGCGTCGGTGCGCTGGGCGTACGAGATCATCGCCCCCGCCGCCGTCGGCGCGGTGCTGCTCATCGTGCTGGGCGCGATCGGCTGA
- a CDS encoding phospho-sugar mutase, which produces MTTPPDLLALAGAWLAEDPDPDTRDELAKLIDAEDLDELSARFAGTLQFGTAGLRGELGAGPMRMNRAVVIRAAAGLAAYLKDQGRTGGLVVIGYDARYKSADFARDTAAVMTGAGLRAAVLPRPLPTPVLAYAIRHLGAVAGVEVTASHNPPRDNGYKVYLGDGSQIVPPADGEIAAAIAAVGPLDTVPRPDAGWETLGDEVLDAYLARTDAVLDARSPRTARVVYTAMHGVGTSVLTAAFDRAGFPAPVLVAEQAEPDPAFPTVAFPNPEEPGAMDLAFTTARRVNPDLVIANDPDADRCAVAVPDPAADGGWRMLRGDEVGALLAAHLVRRGATGVFAESIVSSSLLGRIADKAGLGYEETLTGFKWIARVEGLRYGYEEALGYCVDPEGVRDKDGITAALLVAELASVLKERGRTLLDLLDDLAVEHGLHATDQLSVRVEDLSVIADAMRRLREQPPAALAGLAVATAEDLSRGTDLLPPTDGLRYHLDGARVIVRPSGTEPKLKCYLEVVVPVASAAGLPAARARATELLNGIKRDLAAAAGI; this is translated from the coding sequence GTGACGACACCCCCGGACCTCCTCGCCCTCGCCGGCGCCTGGCTCGCCGAGGACCCCGACCCCGACACCCGCGACGAGCTCGCCAAGCTCATCGACGCCGAGGACCTCGACGAGCTGTCCGCCCGCTTCGCGGGAACGCTCCAGTTCGGCACCGCCGGCCTGCGGGGCGAACTCGGCGCCGGCCCCATGCGCATGAACCGCGCCGTGGTCATCCGCGCCGCCGCCGGCCTCGCCGCGTACCTGAAGGACCAGGGGCGGACCGGCGGTCTCGTCGTCATCGGCTACGACGCCCGTTACAAGTCCGCCGACTTCGCGCGGGACACCGCCGCCGTGATGACCGGCGCCGGTCTGCGCGCCGCGGTGCTCCCCCGCCCGCTGCCCACCCCCGTGCTCGCGTACGCCATAAGGCACCTGGGCGCCGTCGCCGGCGTCGAGGTGACCGCCAGCCACAACCCGCCCCGCGACAACGGCTACAAGGTCTACCTCGGCGACGGCTCGCAGATCGTGCCGCCGGCGGACGGCGAGATCGCCGCGGCCATCGCGGCGGTCGGCCCGCTGGACACCGTGCCCCGTCCCGACGCCGGCTGGGAGACCCTGGGCGACGAGGTGCTGGACGCGTACCTGGCGCGTACGGACGCCGTGCTCGACGCCCGGTCGCCGCGCACCGCCCGCGTCGTGTACACCGCGATGCACGGCGTCGGCACCTCCGTGCTCACCGCCGCCTTCGACCGCGCTGGCTTCCCCGCCCCGGTGCTCGTCGCGGAGCAGGCCGAGCCGGACCCCGCGTTCCCCACCGTGGCCTTCCCCAATCCGGAGGAGCCCGGCGCGATGGACCTCGCGTTCACCACCGCGCGCCGGGTGAACCCCGATCTCGTCATCGCCAACGACCCGGACGCCGACCGCTGCGCCGTCGCCGTCCCGGACCCGGCCGCGGACGGCGGCTGGCGGATGCTGCGGGGCGACGAGGTCGGCGCGCTGCTCGCCGCACACCTGGTGCGCCGGGGCGCCACCGGCGTGTTCGCCGAGTCGATCGTCTCGTCCTCGCTCCTGGGCCGGATCGCTGACAAGGCGGGCCTGGGCTACGAGGAGACCCTGACGGGATTCAAGTGGATCGCCCGCGTGGAGGGGCTGCGGTACGGGTACGAGGAGGCGCTCGGCTACTGCGTCGACCCGGAGGGCGTCCGTGACAAGGACGGCATCACGGCCGCGCTGCTCGTCGCCGAACTCGCCTCCGTACTGAAGGAGCGGGGCCGTACGCTCCTGGACCTGCTGGACGACCTCGCCGTGGAGCACGGGCTGCACGCCACCGACCAGCTGTCGGTGCGGGTGGAGGACCTGTCCGTCATCGCGGACGCCATGCGCCGGCTGCGCGAACAGCCGCCCGCGGCCCTGGCGGGGCTGGCCGTCGCCACGGCCGAGGACCTGTCGCGCGGCACGGACCTGCTGCCGCCCACCGACGGGCTGCGCTACCACCTCGACGGCGCCCGGGTGATCGTCCGCCCGAGCGGCACCGAGCCGAAGCTGAAGTGCTACCTGGAGGTCGTGGTGCCGGTCGCCTCGGCCGCCGGGCTGCCGGCGGCCCGCGCCCGCGCCACGGAGCTGCTGAACGGCATCAAGCGCGACCTGGCCGCCGCGGCCGGTATCTGA
- a CDS encoding gamma-glutamylcyclotransferase has protein sequence MSLYAAYAGNLDARLMTRRAPHSPLRGTGWLNGWRLTFGGEQMGWEGALATVVEAPRSQVFVALYDLAPMDEDSMDRWEGVGLDIYRRMRIRVHTLDGEEPAWIYVLNGYEGGLPSARYLGEIADAADSAGAPHDYVMELRKRPC, from the coding sequence ATGTCGCTCTACGCCGCGTACGCCGGCAACCTCGACGCGCGGCTGATGACGCGCCGCGCCCCGCACTCACCGCTGCGCGGCACCGGCTGGCTGAACGGCTGGCGGCTGACCTTCGGCGGGGAGCAGATGGGCTGGGAGGGAGCGCTGGCCACCGTGGTGGAGGCGCCCCGTTCGCAGGTGTTCGTGGCCCTGTACGACCTGGCCCCCATGGACGAGGACTCCATGGACCGCTGGGAGGGCGTCGGCCTGGACATCTACCGCCGCATGCGCATCCGGGTGCACACCCTGGACGGCGAGGAGCCGGCCTGGATCTATGTGCTGAACGGGTACGAGGGCGGGCTGCCGTCCGCCCGGTATCTCGGCGAGATCGCGGACGCGGCGGATTCGGCCGGCGCGCCGCACGATTATGTGATGGAACTCCGCAAGCGTCCCTGCTGA
- a CDS encoding aldehyde dehydrogenase family protein yields MASAFEYAPAPESRSVVDIAPSYGLFIDGEFTDAADGKVFKTVSPSSEEVLSEVARAGTEDVDRAVKAARRAFEKWSALPGSERAKYLFRIARIIQERSRELAVLETLDNGKPIKETRDADLPLVAAHFFYYAGWADKLDHAGYGPDPRPLGVAGQVIPWNFPLLMLAWKIAPALATGNTVVLKPAETTPLSALFFADICRQAGLPKGVVNILTGYGDAGRALVEHGDVDKVAFTGSTAVGKAIARSVAGTDKKVTLELGGKGANIVFDDAPIDQAVEGIVTGIFFNQGQVCCAGSRLLVQESVQDELLDALKRRLSTLRLGDPLDKNTDIGAINSSEQLARITALVETGEAEGAERWSAPCELPSAGYWFAPTLFTNVTQAHTIARDEIFGPVLSVLSFRTPDEAVAKANNSQYGLSAGIWTEKGSRILAVANKLRAGVVWANTFNKFDPTSPFGGYKESGFGREGGRHGLEAYLDVR; encoded by the coding sequence ATGGCATCCGCATTTGAGTACGCACCGGCGCCGGAGTCCCGTTCCGTCGTCGACATCGCCCCTTCGTACGGCCTGTTCATCGACGGTGAGTTCACCGACGCGGCCGACGGCAAGGTCTTCAAGACGGTCTCGCCGAGCAGCGAGGAGGTGCTGTCCGAGGTCGCGCGGGCCGGCACCGAGGACGTGGACCGGGCCGTGAAGGCGGCCCGCCGCGCGTTCGAGAAGTGGTCGGCGCTGCCCGGTTCCGAGCGCGCCAAGTACCTGTTCCGGATCGCCCGGATCATCCAGGAACGCAGCCGCGAGCTGGCCGTCCTGGAGACGCTGGACAACGGCAAGCCGATCAAGGAGACCCGCGACGCGGACCTCCCGCTGGTCGCCGCGCACTTCTTCTACTACGCGGGCTGGGCCGACAAACTGGACCACGCGGGCTACGGGCCCGACCCGCGCCCGCTGGGCGTGGCCGGCCAGGTCATCCCGTGGAACTTCCCGCTCCTGATGCTCGCGTGGAAGATCGCCCCGGCGCTCGCCACGGGCAACACGGTGGTCCTGAAGCCCGCCGAGACGACGCCCCTGTCGGCGCTGTTCTTCGCGGACATCTGCCGCCAGGCGGGCCTGCCCAAGGGTGTCGTCAACATCCTGACGGGGTACGGCGACGCGGGCCGGGCGCTCGTGGAGCACGGGGACGTCGACAAGGTCGCCTTCACCGGTTCGACCGCCGTCGGCAAGGCCATCGCCCGCAGCGTCGCCGGGACCGACAAGAAGGTCACGCTCGAACTGGGCGGCAAGGGCGCCAACATCGTCTTCGACGACGCCCCCATCGACCAGGCCGTCGAGGGCATCGTCACCGGCATCTTCTTCAACCAGGGCCAGGTCTGCTGCGCGGGCTCCCGGCTGCTGGTGCAGGAGTCGGTCCAGGACGAGCTGCTGGACGCGCTCAAGCGCCGGCTGTCCACGCTGCGCCTCGGCGACCCGCTGGACAAGAACACCGACATCGGCGCGATCAACTCCTCGGAGCAGCTGGCCCGGATCACCGCGCTCGTGGAGACCGGCGAGGCGGAGGGCGCGGAGCGCTGGAGCGCCCCGTGCGAGCTGCCCTCGGCCGGTTACTGGTTCGCCCCGACGCTCTTCACGAACGTCACCCAGGCGCACACGATCGCCCGCGACGAGATCTTCGGCCCGGTGCTCTCCGTGCTGTCGTTCCGTACGCCGGACGAGGCGGTCGCCAAGGCCAACAACAGCCAGTACGGCCTGTCGGCCGGCATCTGGACGGAGAAGGGCTCCCGCATCCTCGCGGTGGCGAACAAACTCCGCGCGGGCGTCGTCTGGGCCAACACGTTCAACAAGTTCGACCCGACCTCGCCCTTCGGCGGCTACAAGGAGTCGGGCTTCGGCCGCGAAGGCGGCCGCCACGGCCTGGAGGCGTACCTCGATGTCCGATAA